One part of the Mycobacterium marinum genome encodes these proteins:
- a CDS encoding ATP-binding protein, whose protein sequence is MTEQFHLSRLQVINWGVFDGYHSIPFSVGGALIAGASGSGKSSLLDAISLGFLPFNRRNFNASGDNTAAGSSAGRRTVDKYVRGAWGQRSDGGTSRVMYLRGDGTAWSAVAVTYASDSGRTVTGLVLKWLTGESRNDSSSRFVLGDGDLDIEEVCNRWASGRFDAGVFKEDWRFSTKVESQYLAQLYAAIGIRASDAAQQLLGKAKSLKSVGGLEQFVREFMLDEPDSLARLPEALKQIDPLVEARELLAVAQKKRKILGDIEQIQQRYASESSDLGIIDLVDAPMVRAYTDHARLAQCPAQIATLDGTVDQLENEYEDVTRSLNLAKAEADSLNAQISGSSANIAPLQSQVTAAETEAEQVERRRTTYEDMLAAQGIEIPDTADEFWNLREELLAQATELLAKVERNREASTDAEYAQKAARIARDDVAKELKRVEHVGSALPEFALAMRDHICAAIKVDATELPYIAELLDLRPGQTRWRLAVEKVLRGVGLRLLVPDQHWEKVLRFVNETDMRGRLQLHHVRAKFLGAEPAEPEPNTLAGKLFPVDPKHLCAAEAVDVITGAGDHVCVDTPDVFSRFRRAVTDTGLYKDSDRLAVKDDRRPVKLSEYLYQGDVTAKINALTVELAAAEEAYQKARRTADDIAAQRQQWRDRAAACKAICEQYPQWSQIDTETADGHAERLREQYELLMADNPDIEALNARADECWSQIQKLMTRRGAIQTRRDSLDERRTRLLELQERLSPAFVSEPLTELLQRYAAQLPVALELLDPEPHRDALFAAIKKEREQLRESRRRSYDELARILNTFDTSFPDAIPNDSDDFDERVHDYVALCRHIDERELPEAYERMMRLVTEQAPDAILTLHRVAEQEARRISGQIDRVNTGLAAVEFNRGTRLTLRATPRHLVAVDELTQIVRSISRRIAEVGLGDKQAILDQYADILRLRNRLASTAPEDKAWTRDALDVRNRFTFDCAEWDVDTEELIRTHSNAGDNSGGEQEKLMAFCLAGALSFNLASPESDNNKPVFAQLMLDEAFSKSDPQFAQQALHAFRKFGFQLVIVATVQNATTIEPYIDSVVMVSKTEPTGGNARPVASVATRTISEFTSLRQEMRKTAERVPAGV, encoded by the coding sequence GTGACTGAACAGTTCCACCTGTCTCGGCTGCAGGTCATCAACTGGGGCGTGTTCGACGGCTACCACTCGATCCCGTTCAGTGTAGGCGGCGCACTCATCGCCGGAGCCTCCGGCAGCGGCAAATCGTCACTGCTGGATGCGATTTCGCTGGGATTCCTGCCGTTCAACCGCCGCAACTTCAACGCGTCCGGAGACAACACCGCCGCGGGATCCAGCGCCGGGCGCCGGACTGTCGACAAGTACGTCCGCGGCGCCTGGGGCCAGCGCAGCGACGGCGGCACCAGCCGGGTGATGTATCTGCGCGGCGACGGCACCGCCTGGTCGGCCGTGGCCGTCACCTACGCCAGTGACTCCGGCCGCACCGTCACCGGCCTGGTGCTCAAATGGCTGACGGGCGAGTCCCGCAACGACTCGTCGAGCCGCTTCGTGCTCGGTGACGGTGACCTCGACATCGAGGAAGTCTGCAACCGCTGGGCCTCCGGCCGTTTCGACGCAGGAGTCTTCAAAGAAGACTGGCGGTTTTCCACCAAGGTCGAATCGCAGTACCTCGCTCAGCTCTACGCGGCGATCGGCATTCGCGCGTCCGACGCCGCCCAGCAGCTGCTCGGTAAGGCCAAGTCGCTGAAAAGCGTTGGTGGGCTGGAGCAATTCGTCCGCGAATTCATGCTCGACGAACCCGACAGCCTGGCCCGGCTGCCCGAGGCGCTCAAGCAGATCGACCCCCTGGTCGAGGCTCGCGAACTGCTGGCCGTTGCGCAGAAGAAACGCAAGATCCTGGGCGATATCGAACAGATCCAGCAGCGCTACGCCTCGGAGTCCTCCGACCTCGGCATCATCGACCTCGTCGACGCGCCGATGGTGCGCGCCTACACCGACCACGCCCGGCTTGCGCAATGTCCCGCCCAGATCGCCACGCTCGACGGCACCGTCGACCAGCTCGAGAACGAATACGAGGACGTTACCCGCAGCCTCAATCTGGCCAAGGCCGAGGCGGATTCGCTCAACGCGCAGATCAGCGGTTCCAGCGCGAACATCGCTCCGCTGCAATCGCAGGTCACCGCCGCCGAGACCGAGGCCGAGCAGGTGGAGCGCCGCCGAACGACCTACGAGGACATGCTGGCCGCCCAGGGTATCGAAATACCCGACACCGCAGACGAGTTCTGGAACCTTCGCGAGGAACTGCTCGCGCAGGCCACCGAACTGCTTGCCAAGGTCGAACGAAACCGAGAGGCATCCACCGACGCCGAGTACGCGCAGAAGGCTGCCCGCATCGCCCGCGACGATGTCGCCAAGGAGCTCAAGCGCGTCGAACACGTCGGTTCGGCGCTGCCGGAGTTCGCGCTCGCGATGCGCGACCACATCTGCGCTGCAATCAAAGTCGACGCCACCGAGCTGCCCTACATCGCCGAACTGCTGGATCTCAGGCCCGGCCAGACCCGCTGGCGCCTCGCTGTCGAGAAGGTGCTGCGCGGGGTGGGCCTGCGGCTACTGGTGCCCGACCAGCATTGGGAGAAGGTGCTGCGGTTCGTCAACGAGACCGACATGCGGGGCCGACTGCAGCTGCACCACGTGCGGGCGAAGTTCCTCGGCGCCGAACCTGCTGAGCCCGAGCCGAACACGTTGGCGGGCAAGCTTTTCCCCGTCGATCCGAAGCATCTTTGTGCCGCCGAAGCTGTCGATGTCATCACCGGAGCCGGCGACCACGTGTGCGTCGATACCCCCGACGTATTCTCGCGGTTCCGCCGCGCGGTCACCGACACGGGGCTGTACAAGGACTCCGACCGGCTGGCCGTCAAGGATGACCGGCGACCGGTCAAGCTGTCCGAGTACCTCTACCAGGGCGACGTCACCGCGAAGATCAACGCGCTGACCGTTGAGCTGGCGGCCGCCGAGGAGGCCTATCAGAAGGCCCGCCGCACCGCCGACGACATCGCCGCCCAGCGCCAGCAGTGGCGCGACCGGGCGGCGGCGTGCAAGGCGATCTGCGAGCAATACCCGCAATGGAGTCAGATCGACACCGAGACCGCCGACGGGCATGCCGAGCGGCTGCGCGAGCAGTACGAACTGCTGATGGCCGACAATCCCGACATCGAGGCGCTCAACGCCCGCGCCGACGAATGCTGGTCGCAGATTCAGAAACTGATGACGCGCCGCGGCGCGATCCAGACCCGCCGCGACAGCCTCGACGAGCGGCGCACCCGGCTGCTGGAGCTACAGGAGCGGCTGTCCCCGGCGTTCGTGTCCGAGCCGTTGACAGAGCTGCTGCAGCGCTACGCCGCACAGCTGCCCGTCGCGCTAGAGCTGCTCGACCCGGAACCTCACCGCGATGCGCTGTTCGCCGCGATCAAGAAGGAACGTGAACAACTGCGTGAAAGCCGCCGTCGCTCCTATGACGAATTGGCCCGCATCCTGAACACGTTCGACACGTCGTTCCCCGACGCGATTCCGAATGACTCCGACGATTTTGACGAGCGCGTGCACGACTACGTCGCGCTGTGCCGTCACATTGACGAACGCGAACTTCCCGAAGCCTACGAGCGGATGATGCGGCTGGTCACCGAGCAGGCGCCCGATGCGATCCTCACGCTGCACCGCGTCGCCGAGCAGGAGGCGCGACGGATCAGCGGCCAGATCGACCGCGTCAACACGGGTTTGGCGGCGGTGGAGTTCAACCGTGGCACCAGGCTGACGCTGCGGGCGACCCCGCGGCACCTGGTAGCGGTGGATGAGCTGACCCAGATCGTGCGGTCCATCTCGCGACGCATCGCCGAGGTCGGGCTGGGCGACAAGCAGGCGATCCTCGACCAGTACGCCGACATCCTCCGACTACGCAATCGGCTGGCCTCCACGGCGCCGGAGGACAAGGCGTGGACGCGCGACGCGCTCGACGTGCGCAACCGGTTCACGTTCGACTGCGCCGAATGGGACGTCGACACCGAGGAACTGATCCGCACGCACAGCAACGCCGGCGACAACTCCGGTGGCGAGCAGGAGAAGTTGATGGCGTTCTGCCTCGCCGGCGCGCTGAGCTTCAACCTGGCCAGCCCCGAAAGTGACAACAACAAACCGGTTTTCGCGCAGCTGATGCTCGACGAGGCGTTCTCGAAGTCCGACCCCCAATTCGCGCAGCAGGCGCTGCACGCATTCCGCAAGTTCGGCTTCCAGCTGGTGATCGTCGCGACGGTGCAGAACGCCACCACCATCGAGCCCTACATCGACAGCGTGGTGATGGTGTCCAAAACCGAACCCACCGGCGGCAACGCGCGACCGGTGGCGTCGGTGGCGACCAGGACGATCTCGGAGTTCACGTCGCTGCGACAAGAGATGCGCAAGACGGCGGAACGGGTACCAGCCGGGGTGTGA
- a CDS encoding DUF4194 domain-containing protein gives MTLQDDEVDIDFSSLPQVDQNARPPVQRRPRFDGDVSELPDRACWALQHLLTRRYISAEADADVYSWVLEYRKDLAVRLSELDLLLRIVDAADVAFVEQARYESARGIKLLRREPLGTYDSILALHLAQMMRASGGQTVLISREEMHGLFSGVLNDTDRDAVSFAGRIDGAIARLTGLEILRKTRDDEDSYTISPVITAVMTASVITELQQQFEQLLNGGAPAEEEEPEGD, from the coding sequence GTGACCCTCCAAGACGATGAAGTCGACATCGACTTCTCCTCACTCCCTCAGGTCGACCAGAACGCCCGCCCACCCGTTCAGCGCCGGCCGCGCTTCGACGGCGACGTCTCCGAACTGCCGGACCGGGCCTGCTGGGCCCTGCAGCACCTGCTTACCCGCCGCTACATCAGCGCCGAAGCCGACGCCGACGTCTACAGTTGGGTGCTCGAATACCGCAAGGACCTGGCCGTCCGGCTCTCCGAACTCGACTTGCTGCTGCGCATCGTCGACGCCGCCGATGTCGCCTTCGTCGAACAGGCCCGCTACGAGTCTGCGAGGGGAATCAAGCTTTTACGCCGCGAGCCGCTCGGCACCTACGACTCGATCCTTGCCCTGCACCTGGCCCAGATGATGCGTGCCTCCGGTGGGCAGACCGTCCTGATCAGCCGTGAGGAGATGCACGGCCTATTCTCCGGGGTGCTCAACGACACCGACCGCGACGCGGTCTCGTTCGCCGGCCGCATCGACGGCGCCATCGCCCGGCTGACCGGCCTAGAGATCCTGCGCAAGACCCGCGACGACGAGGACAGCTACACGATCAGCCCCGTCATCACCGCCGTGATGACTGCCTCGGTGATCACCGAGCTGCAGCAGCAGTTCGAGCAGCTGCTCAACGGCGGTGCGCCAGCAGAGGAAGAAGAACCCGAAGGTGACTGA
- a CDS encoding DUF3375 domain-containing protein, translating into MHDDNAGLSATELLDLNRDLQGSRAIRLLATTNLSLYAMLMERHLSDGALSETELVVQLERDLEDVNDPQPGLALIKSWAAQGWLHRIVDERHGQNVCYLTQDARRALDFLRGLRRQDTIATGGSITGIAARLKQVAVKVDNDPARIRKHIEAEIAALHEELDQLDAGQRPQTDVTDCYDEARAIALQMERLITDIGQYGTMIERATSALDEPIDSNAEYRDRQRQMYSDYQAAWDSQGRDSHRAFLRMINDPDQRAEFEADVAAVADALPTLDPALRKVMAGFFELVGHQIDEVERIQQRCAQRVKRFTAFGTMEQSRGVARQLNEAIAAARALLKSSFTDSRLDIEVPLARHAISSVGALGFRIGDLSNPKPAKPGDTEVDLTSFAAFTTQVDAPAMSDMLNHAITAGPVALPDAVAMLDTAYLGHVIVLWSWALKQPNPDTAESTAVRFRSLDGRDLEIAVPRLTFTEPINTIAGAST; encoded by the coding sequence ATGCACGACGACAACGCGGGACTGTCGGCGACCGAGCTGCTCGATCTCAATCGCGACTTGCAGGGTTCTCGCGCCATTCGCCTGCTCGCCACCACCAACCTCAGCCTTTACGCGATGCTCATGGAGCGCCACCTCAGCGACGGGGCGCTGTCTGAGACTGAGCTCGTCGTACAGCTCGAGCGCGACCTCGAAGACGTCAACGATCCGCAGCCCGGGCTCGCCCTGATCAAGTCCTGGGCCGCGCAGGGCTGGCTGCACCGCATCGTCGACGAGCGCCACGGCCAGAATGTCTGCTATCTGACCCAGGACGCTCGCCGGGCGCTGGACTTTCTCCGCGGCTTGCGCCGCCAGGACACCATCGCCACCGGCGGCTCGATTACGGGCATCGCCGCGCGCCTCAAGCAAGTGGCCGTCAAAGTGGATAACGATCCCGCCCGCATCCGCAAACACATCGAAGCCGAAATCGCCGCGCTCCACGAGGAGCTTGACCAGCTCGATGCCGGCCAGCGTCCCCAAACCGATGTCACCGACTGCTACGACGAGGCCCGGGCGATCGCCCTGCAGATGGAACGCCTGATCACCGATATCGGCCAGTACGGCACGATGATCGAGCGGGCCACTTCCGCCCTCGATGAACCCATCGATTCCAACGCCGAGTACCGCGACCGCCAACGCCAGATGTACAGCGACTACCAGGCCGCATGGGACTCCCAGGGCCGCGACTCCCACCGCGCCTTCCTGCGCATGATCAACGACCCCGACCAACGCGCCGAGTTCGAGGCCGACGTCGCCGCCGTCGCCGACGCCCTGCCCACCCTCGACCCGGCCCTGCGCAAGGTCATGGCCGGCTTCTTCGAGCTCGTCGGCCATCAGATCGACGAAGTCGAGCGCATCCAGCAGCGCTGCGCCCAGCGCGTCAAACGCTTCACCGCGTTCGGCACCATGGAACAGAGCCGCGGTGTCGCCCGCCAACTCAACGAAGCCATCGCCGCAGCCCGCGCCCTGCTCAAGTCGTCGTTCACCGACTCCCGCCTGGACATCGAGGTCCCGCTGGCGCGGCACGCCATCAGTTCCGTCGGTGCCCTCGGCTTCCGGATCGGTGACCTGTCCAACCCCAAGCCCGCCAAACCCGGCGACACCGAGGTCGACCTCACCAGCTTCGCCGCCTTCACCACCCAGGTCGACGCGCCCGCGATGTCCGACATGCTCAACCACGCGATCACCGCGGGGCCTGTCGCGCTACCCGACGCCGTCGCCATGCTCGACACCGCCTACCTGGGCCACGTCATCGTGCTGTGGTCCTGGGCCCTCAAACAGCCCAACCCCGACACCGCCGAGTCGACCGCCGTCCGCTTCCGCTCCCTGGACGGCCGTGACCTCGAAATCGCGGTACCTCGTTTGACATTCACCGAACCCATCAACACCATCGCCGGAGCCAGCACGTGA